The Chryseobacterium sp. LJ668 genome segment GTATATGAATCATCCACAATGCATCCTGATCTTCAGAACAGATATTCTGAAGTAAGATCTTACTTAGGATTTAAAAAAGGAGATCAATCATCAATGATCAGATTTACCATTGATCCTTACTTTGGATTTAACGGGATGATAAGAAATGATGATGGAATTTCTTATATAGATTCTCATACTACTGACAATCAGGTTTATAAAGTATACGACAGAAAAAATGCTATATCTTTAGACCGTTTTGACTGTCTGTTTAATGGAAATAGTGAGTTAAAAGATGCTGTCAATGCACAAAAAACGGTGGTTGACGGCCTTAAAAGAACCTATCGATTAGCAATTTCCACAACAACCGAATATACTGCTTATATTGCAGGACAAGCCGGTGTAGGAACAGGAACAGATGCTCAGAAAAAAGCAGCAGTTCTTGCAGCTGTCAATTTAGTTGTTACACGTCTGAACGAAGTTTTTGAAAAAGATGTTTCTGTAAAGCTGCAGCTTATTGCCAATACAGATACATTATTCTTTATAAGCACCGATACATTTGATACACTGAATGCAAGCCAGATGCTTAATGAAAATATAACAGTTACCAATAATGTTATAGGTGCTGCAAATTATGACATTGGCCACTTGTTTTTCCGTGCAACTGCAGGAAATGACAATGGGTTAGCGGCTACACCTTCAATATGCGGAAATAGTAAAGCTGGTGGAGTTACAGGTTCAGCAATTCCTGTAGGGGATCCTTTTGTTATAGATTTTGTTGCGCATGAGATGGGCCATCAGTTTGGAGCGATGCATACGCAGAATAATAACTGTAACAGAAATGTTCCTACCACGGTAGAACCTGGAAGCGCAAGTTCTATTATGGGTTATGCAGGTATCTGTCCTCCAAATGTTCAAAATAATAGTGATGCTTATTTCCATGCAGTAAGTATCAACGAAATGTACATAAGACTAACTACAGGTTCTACAGCGGTCTGTGGTGTAAAAACCCCAACAACGAATGTAGAGCCGATTGTAAATGCTGGTTTGGATAAAAGTATTCCTAAAAGCACACCATTTGTATTAACAGCTACTGCAACTGATGCTAATAATGATCCACTTACTTATACTTGGGAACAAATTGATGCAGGTGTTGCTACGATGCCTCCTGTTTCTACAAACACTGTGGGTCCGTTATTCAGATCATTGAGTCCTACGACTTCTCCGTTAAGATATTTCCCGAAATTGTCAACGATTGTAAATCCTGCTCAGGTAACTACGTGGGAGGTGCTTTCATCTATAGCAAGAACGCTTAATTTTTCAGTTTTGGTAAGAGATAATAATCCGGTAGGAGGACAAACTGGGCGTGACGATGTAAAACTTACAGTAGTAGATACTGCAGGACCTTTTATTGTTACCTCGCAAAATACTGCAGGTGTTGTCTGG includes the following:
- a CDS encoding reprolysin-like metallopeptidase, whose translation is MKKKLLLLSTLLVFSAAGFAQQNNWTKFTSQVESEVRENNVRITGVSLFSLNITDIKNQLKNAPDRNAYPSTKGVLLSFPNASGNFDTYEVYESSTMHPDLQNRYSEVRSYLGFKKGDQSSMIRFTIDPYFGFNGMIRNDDGISYIDSHTTDNQVYKVYDRKNAISLDRFDCLFNGNSELKDAVNAQKTVVDGLKRTYRLAISTTTEYTAYIAGQAGVGTGTDAQKKAAVLAAVNLVVTRLNEVFEKDVSVKLQLIANTDTLFFISTDTFDTLNASQMLNENITVTNNVIGAANYDIGHLFFRATAGNDNGLAATPSICGNSKAGGVTGSAIPVGDPFVIDFVAHEMGHQFGAMHTQNNNCNRNVPTTVEPGSASSIMGYAGICPPNVQNNSDAYFHAVSINEMYIRLTTGSTAVCGVKTPTTNVEPIVNAGLDKSIPKSTPFVLTATATDANNDPLTYTWEQIDAGVATMPPVSTNTVGPLFRSLSPTTSPLRYFPKLSTIVNPAQVTTWEVLSSIARTLNFSVLVRDNNPVGGQTGRDDVKLTVVDTAGPFIVTSQNTAGVVWNEGQVQTITWNVANTTAAPVSTPNVTILLSKDGGLTFPTVLVASTPNSGSYSYTVPGGLGTVTNNARIMVKAVDNVFLNVNSQNFTINSSAVVIPPGGGNPGGGNPGGGNPGGPGSPGSPGSPGTPGSPQSPIFQGMMIYPVPSNDGYVYIKTDFPPKFDANRLPSPYKVTYEIYAMDGRLVVPMRTRHIFSRTVDNRADEKIDLRTLPTEAYMIHVTVDDEKIVKKLLMLHKK